The Heptranchias perlo isolate sHepPer1 unplaced genomic scaffold, sHepPer1.hap1 HAP1_SCAFFOLD_1752, whole genome shotgun sequence genome includes a region encoding these proteins:
- the myadma gene encoding myeloid-associated differentiation marker homolog, with the protein MPVGNLRALTSPVGYARLAAALFTCVTFSLVVHGGGWGFRGGVWCLFAWCFCFAFTTLVLLVEFTGVQSQVPVSWRNAPITLAMLGVLMCLSASVIYPLYHLGQGARGTKEEQSYRIAATVFSCLATLAYGAEVSLSRARPGEVTGYMATLPGLLKVMETFTACVIFVFVSQTDYSRHGGLQWCLAVYCICFVLSVGVVLLCVGECTGWLPVPFDRFLGGYALLAVLLYATATIVWPIYSFDRRYGGSHGRWCRGHGGACEKDNQLAVAILTALNLLVYLADLVYSSRLIFVRSS; encoded by the coding sequence ATGCCGGTGGGAAACCTCCGGGCTCTAACCTCCCCGGTGGGCTACGCCCGCCTGGCCGCCGCCCTCTTCACCTGCGTCACCTTCAGCCTGGTGGTGCACGGCGGGGGCTGGGGTTTCAGGGGTGGGGTCTGGTGCCTCTTCGCCTGGTGCTTCTGCTTTGCCTTCACCACCCTGGTGCTGCTGGTGGAGTTCACCGGGGTCCAGAGCCAGGTGCCTGTTTCCTGGAGGAACGCCCCCATCACCCTGGCCATGCTGGGCGTCCTGATGTGCCTCTCCGCCTCCGTCATCTACCCGCTGTACCATCTCGGGCAGGGGGCCAGGGGGACCAAGGAGGAGCAGTCTTACCGCATCGCTGCCACCGTCTTCTCCTGCCTGGCGACGCTGGCCTACGGAGCCGAGGTCTCCCTGAGCCGCGCCAGGCCCGGGGAGGTGACGGGCTACATGGCCACGCTGCCGGGTCTCCTGAAGGTGATGGAGACCTTCACGGCCTGCGTCATCTTCGTCTTCGTCTCCCAGACGGACTACAGCCGGCACGGGGGCCTGCAGTGGTGCCTGGCCGTCTACTGCATCTGCTTCGTCCTGTCGGTGGGGGTGGTGCTGCTGTGCGTGGGCGAGTGCACCGGCTGGCTGCCCGTGCCCTTCGACCGTTTCCTGGGCGGCTACGCCCTCCTGGCCGTGCTGCTCTATGCCACCGCCACCATTGTCTGGCCCATCTACAGCTTCGACCGGCGCTACGGGGGCTCCCACGGCAGGTGGTGCAGGGGGCACGGGGGGGCCTGCGAGAAGGACAACCAGCTGGCGGTGGCCATCCTCACCGCCCTCAACCTCCTGGTCTACCTGGCCGACCTCGTCTACTCCAGCCGTCTCATTTTCGTCAGGTCCTCGTAA